A single genomic interval of Coccidioides posadasii str. Silveira chromosome 1, complete sequence harbors:
- a CDS encoding uncharacterized protein (EggNog:ENOG410PPBU~COG:S~TransMembrane:4 (o14-35i88-107o113-133i142-160o)~BUSCO:14659at33183): MDPDAAPPDTAPSAFNYILSFLLVGIAWGFTTPFIRRAAVEFNARNEQKTQVGRDVGGGRMTRGGSWIKRKLTSLFWTVVNLLRTPGYAVPLLLNLSGSVWFFLLVGKHELSLTVPITNSMAFLFTVVGEWYVEGKVISKQTWLGMLLVLSGIALCVHSKNT, from the exons ATGGATCCCGATGCTGCGCCTCCCGACACAGCGCCCAGCGCTTTCAATTACATCCTCAGCTTCCTTCTAGTCGGGATCGCATGGGGTTTCACAACGCCCTTCATCCGCCGCGCCGCCGTGGAATTTAACGCGAGAAACGAGCAAAAGACACAAGTTGGGCGTGATGTGGGGGGTGGGCGAATGACAAGAGGAGGTTCATGGATTAAGCGGAAACTCACGTCACTGTTTTGGACGGTTGTAAATCTTCTGAGAACACCTGGATATGCGGTGCCATTGTTATTGAACCTCTCAGGAAGCGTATGGTTTTTCTTGCTAGTTGGAAAGcacg AGCTGAGTTTAACTGTGCCGATTACCAACTCCATGGCGTTCTTATTTACGGTGGTGGGGGAGTGGTACGTGGAGGGGAAGGTCATTTCAAAAC AAACTTGGCTGGGGATGCTACTTGTCCTCAGCGGCATCGCCTTATGTGTGCACTCAAAGAATACGTAA
- a CDS encoding uncharacterized protein (EggNog:ENOG410PGTE~COG:P~TransMembrane:9 (i35-57o63-87i107-131o172-189i196-214o275-298i310-333o339-360i402-427o)~BUSCO:7595at33183), which translates to MLVIGQLTSFSPTDQTMRFSRFSSRNWTTFRGQPLTEISGALGDLGTFLPILIALAVNDSISLPATLVFSGLYNIFTGWFFGIPLPVQPMKAIAAVAIARDFDGDQIAAAGIFAGVVIFVFTATSALRWFANAVPIPVVKGIQVGAGLSLVISAGAKLKGKMGWIEPRWADNYLWVIAALVGLLVTNIYRRVPYGLILFLLGLVFAFVSLATSGHGDLPHFSIWIPRAVQPTTDDWKVGIIQAGIGQIPLTTLNSIIAVVHLAGDLLPDVRTPSITSIGFSVAMMNLVGTCVGCMPVCHGSGGLAAQYRFGARSGASIIFLGAVKLIVGIFLGNTLLDLLYSFPTAFLAVMVIAAGLELASVGESLNTTRAWDLGNNDRSSSLPTLGLAEVKLTDEERKRRWTVMIVTVGLLVAFKNAGIGFVAGMLCHWTFGLPSLIERIRSRWSEGRIRLASGRGQD; encoded by the coding sequence ATGTTAGTCATTGGCCAGTTAACCTCGTTTTCCCCTACCGATCAGACTATGCGCTTCAGTCGCTTCTCTTCGCGCAACTGGACAACCTTCCGCGGTCAGCCCCTGACCGAGATTTCGGGAGCTCTCGGTGATCTCGGCACCTTTCTGCCCATCCTCATCGCCCTGGCAGTCAATGACTCCATTTCGCTCCCCGCCACCCTCGTTTTCTCCGGCTTGTACAACATCTTCACTGGCTGGTTCTTCGGTATCCCGCTACCCGTTCAACCCATGAAAGCCATTGCTGCCGTCGCCATCGCTCGAGACTTTGATGGCGACCAGATCGCGGCCGCGGGCATCTTCGCCGGCGTGGTGATATTTGTCTTTACCGCCACCAGCGCTTTGAGATGGTTTGCGAACGCGGTGCCGATCCCTGTGGTAAAGGGCATCCAGGTTGGTGCCGGGCTGTCGTTGGTGATTTCTGCCGGCGCCAAGCTGAAGGGTAAGATGGGATGGATTGAACCGCGGTGGGCAGACAATTACCTGTGGGTGATTGCCGCCCTTGTAGGGTTGCTGGTCACGAATATCTACCGTCGTGTGCCGTATGGGCTGATCCTGTTTCTGCTGGGATTGGTATTTGCATTTGTTTCCTTGGCTACTTCGGGACATGGGGATTTGCCTCACTTTAGCATTTGGATACCCAGGGCTGTGCAGCCCACAACGGACGATTGGAAAGTTGGGATCATCCAGGCGGGCATCGGTCAGATTCCGCTTACTACGCTGAATTCTATCATTGCCGTGGTGCACCTCGCAGGAGATCTGCTCCCTGATGTTCGCACTCCATCTATCACGTCGATTGGCTTCAGCGTGGCTATGATGAATCTCGTGGGAACATGTGTGGGATGCATGCCCGTCTGTCACGGGTCGGGAGGCCTGGCGGCACAGTACCGCTTCGGTGCTCGTTCAGGGGCAAGCATCATATTTCTTGGGGCTGTGAAGCTCATCGTTGGCATCTTCCTCGGAAATACCCTTCTCGATCTATTGTATTCATTCCCGACAGCATTTCTGGCGGTGATGGTGATCGCCGCAGGTTTAGAACTTGCGAGCGTTGGGGAGAGTCTCAACACTACGCGTGCATGGGACCTAGGAAACAATGACCGTTCAAGCTCTTTACCGACTCTGGGACTAGCTGAGGTCAAACTCACTGACGAAGAGAGGAAGCGGAGATGGACAGTGATGATCGTAACGGTTGGATTGTTGGTTGCATTTAAGAATGCTGGAATTGGCTTCGTCGCTGGGATGCTGTGTCATTGGACCTTTGGCTTGCCATCATTGATAGAGAGGATAAGAAGTCGCTGGTCTGAGGGAAGAATCAGACTAGCCTCCGGTCGAGGTCAAGATTAG
- a CDS encoding uncharacterized protein (EggNog:ENOG410Q551) has product MSAHHEHRASLEQVLDFSPLPPSLNTDEVARARGVFKKLISHCEPVQRSKPYKRVTLARSTYEHVQSQEIFLHQFFVFLDAQEHPSEPDFERGISRFSGFDPAASVSEKIEAEKAVNSFAEYLFNNFFLPLKASGNKTSQPTPAALTSSVENVVGTLGRLSVLRRDCLIRDHHRCVVTRMFDIREAERRFDKDGTNAEDDDGSTLIYAPGQFEYLEVAHIIPHSIMSSMSTGSSAELNQSKKNALAILRMFDPSAIHLIEGSDIDHSTNAISLTLGLHQFFGDFKFYFEEMDPTTYPQHTYRIDSKKTNPFARPEGLPVTRTLFLSPHHTIDPPSRKLLAIHRAICVILHLSGAGEYIDRIMRDMEEVHVRSDGSTELGRIVSLKLGSWLGGVSA; this is encoded by the exons ATGTCTGCTCACCATGAGCATCGAGCATCTCTTGAACAAGTCCTTGACTTTTCTCCACTCCCGCCGTCCCTGAACACTGATGAAGTGGCACGGGCTAGAGGCGTCTTCAAGAAGCTCATAAGCCACTGCGAGCCAGTACAAAGGAGCAAGCCATATAAGAGGGTGACCCTAGCTCGCTCAACATATGAACATGTCCAGTCACAGGAGATCTTTTTACATCAGTTTTTCGTCTTCCTTGATGCCCAAGAACACCCCAGTGAACCAGACTTTGAACGGGGAATATCTCGATTTTCCGGCTTTGATCCTGCTGCTTCCGTCTCTGAGAAGATAGAGGCAGAAAAAGCTGTCAACTCATTTGCAGAATACCTATTCAACAACTTCTTTTTACCGT TGAAAGCATCAGGGAATAAAACATCGCAACCAACCCCAGCAGCGTTAACATCTTCAGTCGAAAATGTGGTTGGAACTCTTGGAAGATTATCGGTTCTCCGCCGCGATTGTTTGATTCGTGATCACCATCGATGTGTTGTTACGCGCATGTTTGATATCCGAGAAGCCGAAAGAAGATTCGACAAGGACGGGACAAACGCGGAGGACGACGATGGTTCTACGTTGATTTACGCTCCTGGACAATTcgaatatcttgaagtcgcACACATAATTCCTCATTCAATCATGTCATCAATGTCAACAGGAAGTTCAGCAGAGTTG AACCAGTCCAAGAAGAATGCTCTTGCAATACTGCGCATGTTTGACCCAAGTGCGATTCATTTGATTGAGGGCTCTGATATTGACCATTCGACAAATGCTATTTCTCTAACGCTTGGCCTCCACCAGTTTTTTGGCGACTTTAAGTTTTATTTTGAAGAGATGGATCCCACTACCTATCCCCAGCACACCTACAGAATAGATTCCAAGAAAACAAACCCATTCGCTCGTCCAGAGGGCCTTCCAGTCACAAGGACCTTGTTTCTTTCGCCTCACCATACCATTGACCCACCGTCCCGGAAATTGCTGGCCATCCACCGAGCAATTTGTGTTATTCTTCATCTCAGTGGTGCTGGTGAATATATCGATCGAATCATGCGTGACATGGAGGAGGTCCATGTGAGAAGTGATGGCTCTACAGAGCTTGGCCGCATTGTCTCCCTAAAGTTGGGCAGTTGGCTTGGTGGAGTCTCAGCATAA